GTGACTCGCACGCCGAGATCGCGATCGCCGCTCTCGAGGCAGGCAAGCATGTGCTGGTCGAGAAGCCGCTCGCGAACACCGTCGCCGAGGCGGAGGCCATGGCGGATGCTGCGGCGGCTGCGTCAGCGCGGGGCATCCGCTCGATGGTGGGCTTCACCTATCGTCGCGTGCCCGCCGTGACCTTCCTGCGCGATCTGATCGCCGACGGCGTCGTCGGCACCGTGCAGCAGGTGCGTGCGGCGTATCGGCAGGACTGGCTGGTCGACACCGGTGTGCCGTTGGCCTGGCGCCTGCAGAAGGAGCACGCCGGCTCCGGCGCGCTCGGCGACATCGGCGCGCACATCATCGACATGACGCAGTTCGTGACCGGCCAGACCGTCGAGGCGGTGGCGGGCACGATCGCGACGATCGTGAAGGAGCGTCCGCTGCTCGGCTCGGGCTCAGGCCTGTCCGGAACCGCAGCCGAAGGCTTCGGGGAGGTCACCGTCGACGACCTTGCGCTCTTCACCGGGCGCCTGTCGAACGGGGCGCTCGTCTCGTTCGAGGCCACGCGGTTCGCGACAGGGCGCAAGAACGCCCTCACGATCGAGGTGTCCGGCGACGAGGGCGCGCTGGCGTTCGATCTCGAAGACCTCAACAGCCTGCAGTTCTACGACCGGACCGCCCCCGACGGCCGCCAGGGATTCACGAAGATCCTGGTCACCGAGGCGCAGCATCCCTACCTCGGTGCGTGGTGGCCCGCCGGTCACATGCTCGGCTACGAGCACGGCTTCAGCCACCAGGTCGTAGACCTCGTCACGGCGATCGCCGAGGGCACCGACCCTCATCCCTCGTTCGCCGAGGGCCTCTCGGTGCAGCGCGTGCTCGATGCCGTCGAGCGCTCGAGCGAGCACGATTCCGCCTGGGTCCGCATCGCCGCGGGCGTCCCGGCATCCGTCTGAACACCCATCCCGAAGGAGAGCGCGATGACGCGTCCGATCACTTTGTTCACCGGTCAGTGGGCCGATCTGCCGTTCGAG
This portion of the Microbacterium pygmaeum genome encodes:
- a CDS encoding Gfo/Idh/MocA family protein, translating into MSRPLRVAMIGYGFMGATHSVGWRQAPRMFDLPASVEMAVIVGRNGDAVAEAAEKWGWAESATDWREVIARDDIDIVDIVTPGDSHAEIAIAALEAGKHVLVEKPLANTVAEAEAMADAAAAASARGIRSMVGFTYRRVPAVTFLRDLIADGVVGTVQQVRAAYRQDWLVDTGVPLAWRLQKEHAGSGALGDIGAHIIDMTQFVTGQTVEAVAGTIATIVKERPLLGSGSGLSGTAAEGFGEVTVDDLALFTGRLSNGALVSFEATRFATGRKNALTIEVSGDEGALAFDLEDLNSLQFYDRTAPDGRQGFTKILVTEAQHPYLGAWWPAGHMLGYEHGFSHQVVDLVTAIAEGTDPHPSFAEGLSVQRVLDAVERSSEHDSAWVRIAAGVPASV